Proteins encoded together in one Rossellomorea sp. y25 window:
- a CDS encoding alpha-mannosidase, which yields MFYPIQKLENRLNELDRLRYRDIRGIDSFRLHEPPKGKENIFPEGYSDQTMTVNDTWSGRDKYLWLNTSLSIPEEWEGNKAVLFLDLGRTGGGNNSGFESLLYVNGKPFQGVDSNHKEVILPAYDSLDISIQLWSGLEGGGQPADQYYRLKEAWWGYLDEKVDDLFFKAKAILDSIKQQDENDPVRSNLLAILNRAFREIDWSDRGGEAFYQTLYAARSVLLLEVDNLPKHSDVSIHAIGHSHIDLAWLWRTKHTKEKARRTFYTVLRLMDLYPDYTFLQSQPQLYAWVKEEDPELFEAIKAKVADGQWEVEGSMWVEADCNIPSGESFVRQLLYGKRFFEKEFNKKTRTLWLPDVFGYSWSLPQLLRKSGIDTFMTTKISWNQYNRMPHDTFQWRGIDGSEILTHFITTPEPGRPADSWFYTYNGLITAETVKGIWEKYRDKDLNKELLLAYGYGDGGGGVNREMIEMKRHLDTVPSMPSVKSVNAHDYFEKLHDTVGKSDQYTHTWDGELYLEYHRGTYTSHAKMKEMNRKLEYGYREAELLSSWNSAVNGWDHYPQALLEKGWKMILLNQFHDIIPGSSITEVYEDAHQDYEKASGIKDTIITSQENQIFDGDNHWSFLHPHQYTSPVLVTVPESNGVYELDGKKVETQTLSNGDTLVLVPETKPFSYHTLSLAGKGEKEKGMLSNIDLNERRWETPFYHIRWNSNGHITSLFDKEEGREMIQEGAAGNVLKLYEDKPLAHDAWDIDLYYVEKSTPIDFLKECTILENGPLKTTVAFTWKTPQMEIFQKIHCYTHTKRIDFETDIDWTARQQLLKVEFPVSIRSTEAIYDIQFGNVKRPAHWNTSWDMARFESVGHKWAALSEPYYGIGLMNDSKYGYSIKDNVLGLSLLKGPVYPDPKADIGHHHFTYSLYPFAGQTSKHDIERESTYLNTPFRIVQGEVRSGFQEPFLSISGHGVIIDTVKKAEDRESLIVRLHEMEGARSSVTVTSSLPLSAWREINLMEDESITDFNEIPLCLTFSPYEVKTIEIAIKGQNSGRPNWSEPRL from the coding sequence ATGTTTTATCCTATCCAAAAGCTAGAAAACAGATTGAACGAGTTGGATCGCCTGCGATACCGGGATATAAGGGGCATCGACTCTTTCCGTCTTCATGAGCCCCCAAAAGGAAAAGAGAACATTTTCCCTGAAGGCTATTCAGATCAAACGATGACCGTAAACGATACCTGGTCAGGAAGGGACAAATATCTGTGGCTGAATACGTCCCTGTCTATCCCGGAAGAATGGGAAGGAAACAAGGCTGTCCTCTTCCTTGATCTGGGAAGGACAGGAGGAGGGAACAACTCAGGATTCGAGTCCCTCCTCTATGTGAACGGGAAGCCGTTCCAAGGAGTCGATTCCAACCATAAAGAAGTCATCCTGCCTGCATATGACTCCCTCGATATCTCCATACAGCTTTGGTCAGGACTGGAAGGTGGCGGTCAGCCTGCTGACCAGTATTACCGGTTAAAGGAAGCCTGGTGGGGGTACCTGGATGAAAAAGTGGATGATCTTTTTTTCAAAGCCAAGGCGATACTGGATTCTATTAAGCAGCAAGATGAGAACGACCCTGTTCGTTCCAACCTTTTGGCCATCCTTAACCGGGCATTCCGTGAGATCGACTGGTCGGACAGGGGCGGTGAGGCCTTTTATCAAACCCTTTATGCTGCCCGTTCTGTCCTGTTACTGGAAGTGGATAACCTTCCCAAGCATTCGGATGTATCCATTCATGCCATCGGCCACTCCCATATCGACCTTGCCTGGCTGTGGCGTACAAAGCACACGAAGGAAAAGGCAAGGAGGACATTCTACACAGTCCTAAGGTTGATGGATCTTTATCCTGACTACACCTTCCTGCAAAGTCAACCTCAGCTTTACGCATGGGTCAAGGAGGAAGACCCGGAATTGTTCGAAGCGATCAAAGCGAAGGTCGCCGACGGTCAGTGGGAGGTGGAGGGCTCCATGTGGGTGGAAGCCGACTGTAACATTCCGTCCGGTGAATCCTTCGTCCGGCAGCTTTTATATGGGAAAAGGTTTTTTGAGAAAGAGTTCAATAAGAAGACGCGGACATTATGGCTTCCTGACGTATTCGGCTACAGCTGGTCCCTTCCGCAACTATTAAGGAAATCCGGCATTGATACGTTCATGACGACGAAAATCAGTTGGAACCAATACAACCGGATGCCCCACGATACCTTCCAGTGGAGAGGGATCGACGGATCGGAAATCCTGACCCATTTCATTACGACGCCTGAACCGGGAAGACCCGCGGACTCATGGTTCTATACGTATAACGGGCTGATTACGGCTGAAACCGTAAAGGGCATTTGGGAAAAGTACCGTGATAAAGACTTGAATAAAGAACTGCTCCTGGCATATGGATACGGAGATGGAGGCGGCGGCGTCAACCGTGAGATGATTGAAATGAAACGCCACCTCGATACCGTTCCAAGCATGCCGTCCGTAAAATCTGTCAATGCCCATGACTATTTCGAGAAACTTCATGATACAGTCGGGAAATCCGATCAGTACACTCATACGTGGGATGGGGAATTATATTTGGAGTATCACCGGGGTACGTATACCAGTCATGCGAAGATGAAAGAAATGAATCGCAAGCTGGAATACGGGTACCGTGAAGCGGAACTTCTCTCTTCCTGGAACAGTGCTGTGAATGGATGGGATCACTATCCACAGGCGCTCCTTGAAAAAGGATGGAAGATGATTCTGCTCAATCAATTTCACGACATCATCCCGGGTTCATCAATCACAGAAGTATATGAGGATGCCCATCAAGATTACGAAAAAGCTTCTGGAATCAAAGATACGATAATTACCTCTCAAGAGAACCAGATCTTTGATGGGGATAACCATTGGTCATTTCTCCATCCACATCAATATACATCACCGGTCCTCGTCACCGTGCCTGAATCCAATGGTGTTTATGAGCTGGATGGGAAAAAGGTCGAGACCCAGACTCTGTCTAATGGTGATACCCTCGTCCTGGTACCTGAAACGAAGCCTTTCTCCTATCATACACTCAGTTTGGCAGGGAAGGGGGAGAAGGAAAAGGGGATGTTAAGTAACATTGACTTGAATGAAAGAAGATGGGAAACACCGTTTTATCACATCCGCTGGAATTCAAATGGTCACATTACAAGTCTCTTCGATAAAGAAGAGGGGAGGGAGATGATTCAGGAGGGAGCAGCGGGCAATGTGCTGAAACTTTACGAAGACAAGCCGCTCGCCCACGATGCCTGGGACATTGACCTATACTATGTGGAGAAATCGACACCTATTGATTTCCTAAAGGAGTGTACTATACTTGAAAATGGACCATTAAAAACAACTGTGGCATTCACATGGAAAACTCCGCAGATGGAGATTTTCCAGAAAATCCACTGTTATACTCATACAAAACGCATCGACTTCGAGACAGATATCGATTGGACGGCCAGACAGCAGCTTCTCAAAGTGGAGTTTCCAGTCAGCATCCGGTCCACCGAAGCGATTTACGATATCCAGTTCGGAAACGTCAAACGCCCAGCCCATTGGAACACTTCTTGGGATATGGCGAGATTCGAGTCGGTTGGTCATAAATGGGCGGCACTCAGCGAACCTTATTATGGGATCGGTTTAATGAACGATAGTAAGTATGGCTACTCGATTAAAGATAATGTCCTTGGCCTTTCTTTACTAAAAGGTCCTGTATATCCAGACCCCAAGGCGGATATAGGGCATCACCATTTCACCTATTCACTGTATCCTTTCGCTGGACAAACGTCCAAGCATGATATAGAGCGGGAATCCACTTACCTGAACACACCGTTTCGGATCGTCCAGGGAGAAGTCCGATCAGGATTTCAGGAACCCTTTCTGTCAATTTCCGGCCATGGCGTCATCATCGACACGGTGAAAAAAGCGGAAGATCGTGAATCCCTGATTGTCCGTCTTCATGAAATGGAGGGTGCACGCTCGTCCGTCACCGTCACCAGCTCATTGCCGTTAAGTGCATGGCGGGAAATCAATCTTATGGAAGATGAAAGCATCACGGATTTCAATGAAATCCCATTATGTTTGACGTTCAGTCCTTATGAAGTCAAGACGATTGAAATCGCGATAAAGGGGCAGAACTCTGGGCGTCCCAATTGGAGTGAACCACGGTTATAA
- a CDS encoding glycoside hydrolase family 125 protein, producing MSEKVIPASFQTIINKVKSAYSHDPEVYELFENCFLNTYQTTLKKDEDGTFVITGDIPAMWLRDSSAQVRPYLVLAKEDAEIAAMLKGVIERQWKYILLDPYANAFNRTADNQGHQADRTEMTPWIWERKYEVDSLCYPIQLTYLYWKATGDGSVLNDRLKEVLTVIHDVWKVEQDHEAESPYLFERENCRVSDTLLREGKGGYSVKTGMTWSGFRPSDDACLYGYLVPANMFAAVVLEYAKEMLEEMKEDQLARQMEQLSVEIKNGIETFAKVDHPVFGEIYAYETDGDGRYNLMDDANVPSLLAIPYLGYTDVSDETYGNTRKFILSRHNPYFYEGKKAEGIGSPHTPDHYIWPISLAIQGMTATSKEEKGRILEMFKNTHASTLYMHEGFDADRPEEFTRSWFAWANSMFSEFILSEIGIFVPESPLARIRKNS from the coding sequence ATGAGTGAAAAAGTAATACCAGCATCGTTTCAAACGATTATAAATAAAGTAAAGTCGGCCTATAGCCATGATCCGGAAGTCTATGAATTATTCGAAAACTGCTTCCTGAATACGTATCAAACGACATTGAAGAAGGATGAGGATGGAACCTTTGTGATAACGGGTGACATCCCGGCCATGTGGCTCCGGGATTCATCGGCCCAGGTACGTCCCTATTTGGTTCTTGCGAAAGAAGATGCGGAGATTGCCGCTATGCTGAAAGGGGTCATCGAGCGCCAATGGAAGTATATTCTTCTGGACCCTTATGCGAATGCCTTCAACCGGACGGCAGACAATCAAGGTCACCAGGCCGATCGTACGGAGATGACTCCTTGGATCTGGGAACGTAAATATGAAGTGGACTCCCTCTGTTATCCCATTCAATTGACGTACCTTTATTGGAAGGCGACAGGCGATGGGAGCGTATTAAATGACCGACTAAAAGAAGTGCTGACGGTCATCCATGATGTATGGAAAGTGGAACAGGATCATGAGGCAGAATCTCCGTATCTCTTTGAACGGGAGAACTGCCGCGTATCGGATACTCTCCTGAGGGAAGGAAAAGGCGGGTACTCCGTGAAGACAGGTATGACGTGGTCCGGATTCCGACCTAGTGATGACGCGTGCTTGTACGGATATCTTGTACCGGCCAACATGTTCGCAGCTGTGGTACTGGAGTATGCAAAGGAAATGCTTGAGGAAATGAAGGAAGATCAGCTCGCTCGTCAAATGGAGCAGCTTTCGGTTGAAATAAAGAACGGTATCGAAACATTCGCTAAAGTGGACCATCCGGTCTTCGGGGAAATCTATGCGTACGAAACCGATGGGGACGGACGATACAACTTGATGGATGACGCCAACGTACCAAGCCTATTGGCCATCCCGTATCTTGGATATACAGATGTTTCTGATGAAACGTATGGAAATACCCGTAAGTTCATTCTAAGTCGCCATAACCCATACTTCTATGAAGGGAAGAAGGCGGAAGGAATCGGAAGCCCCCACACACCTGATCATTATATCTGGCCTATCAGCCTGGCCATTCAGGGAATGACGGCGACTTCTAAAGAGGAAAAAGGAAGGATCCTCGAGATGTTCAAGAATACACACGCATCCACCCTCTATATGCATGAGGGCTTCGATGCCGATCGTCCGGAAGAGTTCACTCGTTCTTGGTTTGCGTGGGCCAATTCCATGTTTAGTGAATTCATTCTAAGCGAAATCGGGATTTTCGTACCGGAAAGTCCATTGGCACGTATCCGTAAAAATTCTTGA
- a CDS encoding alpha-mannosidase codes for MMKNKTAHIISHSHWDREWYMSLEEHRYYLVKLFDDLLEQLAQDPGFHSFHLDGQTIMVDDYLQVRPDKGEEVKRYIREGRLIIGPWYILQDAFLTSSEANVRNLLYGMKDTKKFGQEGTLGYFPDTFGIYGQAPQLLQQANIDVAAFGRGVTPTGFNNQVHHNDEFSSPYSEMKWQAPDGSNVLGILFANWYSNGNEIPADQGEAEEFWKKKLSDAEKFASTSQLLFMNGCDHQPLQKDIVEAIATANELITGVTFKHSSFKEYIDEVKKELPDELQTIHGELRNQKTDGWSTLVNTASARIYLKQANDRCQTLLERVLEPMGLMVEDKKLHRDFAEFYWKMLMENHPHDSICGCSVDSVHREMETRFEKVEKGVMRYVTEQAREIASGISTTHHHPDAIPLILFFTDGKPSTRVIREKVMVQKIYFDELDFRQIPNKLKSIPLPSFVMERGDGSTIPVHVKEKGISFGYDLPGDGFRKPYYAKEIDITFALETSIHIGYETCYLVPVEDAPHEENLMWHASEHKLENEHMCVTVHENGTYSLLDKQTGFHYENLGMYEDMGDIGNEYMFKASSDGIAFTTKQQISTLNIVENNPYRASVEIESRISVPKQADEQLDIERQDLVWHPDRQAGRHEEEVVLTFKTLLILEKGSKGLKVEVTIDNQAKDHRLRALFPVGTGNQYHFADSVFEVVKRPNRPESQWINPAFDHHMQRFVSLNDHEKGLTIAGKGLHEYEIVDGKSIAVTLLRSVGELGDWGVFETPEAQCLGLHKAEFMVIPHGGNVIESRAFNEAYHYPLTPTVIQVEQSGGSNEQTGNLLKWSGDALTLTACKPAEEGMGTIARWFNPTDEPQELRVEGDEVYLSTILEEKKELLGLGNAVKVIRPKEIITVLIQTDEE; via the coding sequence ATGATGAAGAACAAAACCGCTCATATTATTTCTCATTCCCATTGGGACCGGGAATGGTATATGTCACTCGAGGAACACCGTTATTACTTAGTCAAGCTGTTTGATGATCTATTAGAGCAATTGGCACAAGATCCGGGTTTCCACAGTTTTCACCTGGATGGCCAAACGATTATGGTCGATGACTACCTGCAGGTGCGTCCTGATAAAGGAGAAGAAGTCAAACGATATATCCGTGAAGGACGTTTGATCATCGGTCCTTGGTATATCTTGCAGGATGCATTTCTTACGAGCTCTGAAGCGAATGTACGGAATTTGCTTTATGGAATGAAAGATACGAAGAAATTCGGGCAAGAGGGGACGCTGGGATATTTCCCTGATACCTTTGGGATTTACGGTCAGGCCCCGCAATTATTACAGCAGGCAAACATTGATGTGGCTGCTTTCGGTAGAGGGGTGACACCGACAGGGTTCAATAATCAGGTTCATCACAATGATGAATTCTCTTCCCCATATTCAGAAATGAAGTGGCAGGCTCCCGATGGCTCGAATGTATTGGGGATCTTATTCGCCAATTGGTATTCCAATGGAAATGAAATACCTGCCGATCAAGGGGAGGCTGAAGAATTTTGGAAAAAGAAGCTTTCAGACGCGGAGAAATTTGCTTCGACTTCCCAATTGTTATTTATGAATGGCTGTGACCATCAACCTCTGCAAAAGGATATTGTGGAAGCCATTGCGACGGCCAATGAGCTCATAACGGGCGTCACATTCAAGCATTCAAGTTTCAAGGAGTATATAGACGAGGTGAAGAAGGAGCTGCCGGATGAGCTTCAAACCATTCACGGGGAACTCAGGAACCAAAAAACGGATGGATGGTCGACCCTTGTGAACACGGCCTCTGCGAGGATCTATTTAAAGCAGGCGAATGACCGCTGTCAGACTCTATTGGAGCGAGTATTGGAGCCGATGGGGCTCATGGTAGAAGACAAAAAACTTCACCGTGATTTTGCGGAATTTTATTGGAAGATGCTGATGGAGAATCATCCTCATGACAGTATTTGCGGATGCAGTGTAGATAGCGTCCATCGGGAAATGGAGACCCGTTTCGAGAAGGTTGAGAAAGGGGTTATGAGATATGTAACGGAGCAGGCGCGTGAGATTGCATCGGGTATCTCCACAACACATCATCACCCCGACGCGATTCCCCTTATTCTGTTTTTCACGGATGGAAAACCTTCTACACGGGTCATTCGGGAAAAAGTGATGGTTCAGAAAATCTATTTCGATGAACTGGATTTTCGTCAGATCCCGAATAAGTTGAAAAGCATTCCACTCCCTTCGTTTGTCATGGAGAGAGGGGATGGTTCAACGATCCCTGTCCATGTGAAAGAAAAGGGTATCTCATTCGGTTACGACCTCCCTGGAGATGGATTCAGAAAACCTTATTATGCGAAGGAAATAGACATAACCTTTGCATTAGAAACCTCGATTCATATTGGGTATGAAACGTGTTATTTAGTACCTGTTGAGGATGCGCCTCATGAGGAGAATCTTATGTGGCATGCATCAGAACATAAGCTTGAAAATGAGCATATGTGCGTGACCGTTCATGAGAACGGAACCTATTCACTTTTGGACAAACAAACGGGCTTCCATTATGAAAACCTTGGTATGTATGAAGACATGGGGGATATCGGGAACGAGTATATGTTCAAAGCAAGCAGTGACGGTATCGCCTTCACGACCAAACAGCAAATCTCTACCTTGAACATTGTAGAAAATAACCCGTATCGTGCATCCGTTGAGATCGAGTCCAGGATATCTGTCCCGAAGCAAGCCGATGAACAATTAGACATTGAGCGGCAGGACCTGGTCTGGCACCCAGATCGTCAAGCGGGACGACATGAGGAAGAAGTGGTCCTGACCTTTAAAACATTGCTCATTCTTGAAAAGGGTTCTAAAGGGCTGAAGGTCGAAGTGACCATCGACAATCAAGCAAAAGACCATCGTTTGCGTGCACTGTTTCCCGTTGGAACAGGGAATCAGTATCACTTTGCCGATAGTGTGTTTGAAGTGGTAAAGCGTCCAAATCGACCGGAAAGTCAGTGGATCAATCCCGCTTTCGATCACCATATGCAAAGGTTTGTCAGCTTGAATGACCACGAGAAGGGGTTGACGATTGCAGGGAAGGGTCTTCATGAATATGAAATCGTCGACGGGAAATCCATTGCGGTCACACTGCTCCGTTCCGTTGGGGAGCTCGGGGACTGGGGGGTGTTTGAAACACCGGAAGCACAGTGCCTTGGTCTTCATAAAGCGGAATTTATGGTGATCCCCCATGGAGGAAATGTCATAGAGTCACGTGCTTTCAATGAAGCCTATCACTATCCCTTGACTCCGACGGTTATTCAAGTGGAACAAAGCGGAGGCAGCAATGAACAGACTGGCAATCTACTTAAATGGTCCGGTGATGCTTTAACCTTGACCGCATGTAAGCCTGCAGAGGAAGGAATGGGGACCATTGCAAGGTGGTTCAACCCGACGGATGAACCGCAGGAACTGAGAGTGGAGGGAGATGAAGTCTATCTTTCTACGATTCTGGAAGAAAAGAAAGAACTTCTTGGACTCGGAAACGCAGTGAAGGTCATCCGCCCTAAAGAAATTATCACTGTTTTAATTCAAACTGACGAGGAGTGA
- a CDS encoding YesL family protein — protein sequence MFSRLGDLFTDASLWIWKAIQLNLSWLLHIVMGGVVLGIFPATVSLFAITRKWLQGGRDEPFFNEYHHYYKRNFWKVNSLGWIYFSVGLFLSVDLYLVTQLKGIMALFSTVLILFICILYVFSFLYFFPYYVHFDQSFKHYLYQPFIMTIISFKQNLILSIGLTMVGYLIYQMPGLIPFALGVMPAYWVMKVSMNRYKQLHVEMIGGES from the coding sequence GTGTTTAGTCGACTTGGTGATTTGTTTACAGATGCGAGCCTGTGGATCTGGAAGGCGATTCAACTTAATCTTTCATGGTTGTTACACATAGTAATGGGTGGTGTGGTATTGGGGATCTTTCCTGCCACCGTTTCGTTATTTGCCATTACGAGAAAGTGGTTGCAAGGTGGACGGGATGAACCTTTCTTCAATGAATACCATCATTATTACAAACGGAATTTCTGGAAGGTTAACAGTCTGGGCTGGATCTATTTTAGTGTAGGTCTGTTCTTATCAGTGGATCTCTATCTTGTTACTCAGTTAAAAGGCATCATGGCTTTATTCAGCACGGTGCTCATTTTATTCATATGTATCCTGTATGTATTCTCATTTCTGTATTTCTTTCCCTATTACGTTCATTTTGATCAGTCGTTTAAGCATTACCTGTACCAGCCGTTCATTATGACGATCATTAGCTTCAAGCAGAACCTCATCCTCTCCATCGGCTTAACGATGGTAGGATACCTGATTTATCAAATGCCCGGGTTGATTCCTTTTGCCCTGGGTGTCATGCCTGCCTATTGGGTGATGAAAGTATCGATGAACCGCTATAAACAATTGCACGTCGAAATGATTGGAGGAGAGTCATGA
- a CDS encoding ROK family protein gives MEFLLTIDIGGTFIKLALISITGQPVEKEEVSTPQSIEEFCDVIDQYYKRMKKYSLIGLSISSPGSVTDTGHVLGYSAVPFIHEHNVKHLLSKRYELPVFMENDANCAALSELWKGAARECETFACIVCGTGVGGALVMNKKLVKGANLHGGEFGYSILASDTHENVYETWSEMGSSSALSRRLKHQPPYFEGWTGPRVFEQAGKHHVEARKSLDSFFSTLAIGIFNIQYIVDPEKILVGGGITRQPDFLEELEQRMDRLLEAKPIAKVRPSISLCHYLDEAQLVGAAYGWLREYRKEDLRV, from the coding sequence ATGGAGTTTCTATTAACCATTGATATCGGGGGGACCTTTATCAAACTTGCGCTGATTTCCATTACGGGTCAGCCGGTTGAGAAAGAAGAAGTATCAACCCCTCAATCAATCGAAGAGTTTTGTGACGTGATCGACCAATATTATAAGCGCATGAAGAAGTATTCTTTGATTGGCTTAAGCATTAGCAGTCCTGGGAGTGTGACGGACACTGGACATGTCTTAGGCTACAGTGCTGTGCCATTTATACATGAACATAATGTCAAACATTTGCTCAGTAAGAGGTATGAGTTGCCGGTTTTCATGGAGAATGACGCCAATTGTGCCGCCCTTTCAGAGCTTTGGAAAGGGGCGGCAAGAGAATGTGAAACGTTTGCCTGTATCGTATGTGGCACGGGAGTTGGCGGGGCTCTTGTTATGAACAAGAAACTCGTCAAGGGAGCCAATCTTCATGGCGGCGAATTCGGCTACTCGATTTTAGCAAGTGACACTCATGAAAATGTTTATGAGACATGGAGTGAGATGGGTTCATCCTCTGCCCTTTCAAGAAGGCTGAAGCATCAACCCCCTTATTTCGAAGGGTGGACGGGACCGCGGGTATTTGAACAAGCTGGCAAGCACCATGTAGAAGCTCGGAAATCATTGGATTCCTTTTTTTCTACCCTCGCCATCGGAATCTTCAACATCCAGTACATAGTGGATCCCGAGAAGATTTTGGTAGGGGGAGGCATTACCAGACAGCCTGATTTTTTAGAAGAGCTGGAGCAACGGATGGACCGGTTATTGGAAGCGAAGCCTATTGCCAAGGTACGGCCCTCCATCTCTTTGTGTCACTATCTGGATGAAGCTCAATTAGTCGGAGCTGCGTATGGGTGGCTGAGAGAATACAGAAAGGAGGATCTTCGTGTTTAG
- a CDS encoding glycoside hydrolase family 1 protein, whose product MGFPDGFLWGAASSGPQMEGAGSSEGKAQNVWDYWFQKEPERFFQQMGPEDTSGFYAHYKEDIVTMKQIGFNSFRTSISWSRLLPDGIQVNEEAVAFYRDVFKRLNESGIKPIVNLFHFDMPFRLYEKGGWDNREVVDEFEFYAKVAFERFGDLVEEWVTFNEPIVPIEMGYLNDKHLPGVFNLNRAFQAGFHTLMAHVKAVRAFKERNNSGKIGIILNLTPSYPRSDSPKDVEAAMWADVLFNRSFLDPVVKGEFPEELLSFIEQEHIHVRSFPGDLQLLKEYTVDFLGVNYYQPRRVKAGSPASAGTLDHYFEPYQWDGAKMNPHRGWEIYEKGMYDIALTVRDQYGNIPWYIAENGMGVEGEARFRDSSGMIQDSYRIEFMCNHLKWLHKGIEEGSNCYGYHVWTFIDNWSWLNEYKNRYGLVELDLETGRRKKKKSADWFKVLAESNQLPE is encoded by the coding sequence ATGGGATTTCCTGATGGTTTTTTATGGGGGGCGGCTTCTTCGGGACCACAGATGGAGGGAGCGGGGAGTAGTGAAGGAAAGGCTCAGAATGTTTGGGATTACTGGTTTCAGAAGGAGCCCGAACGTTTCTTTCAGCAGATGGGGCCGGAAGACACTTCAGGCTTTTATGCACACTATAAAGAAGACATCGTCACGATGAAGCAAATAGGCTTTAATTCCTTTCGAACCTCGATTTCATGGTCCCGGTTATTGCCTGATGGCATTCAAGTGAACGAAGAGGCGGTTGCCTTTTACAGGGATGTATTTAAGCGGCTGAACGAAAGTGGGATTAAGCCCATTGTCAATTTGTTTCATTTCGATATGCCCTTTCGGTTGTACGAGAAAGGCGGTTGGGACAATCGGGAAGTGGTGGATGAATTTGAGTTTTACGCTAAGGTGGCATTTGAACGATTCGGGGACCTTGTAGAGGAGTGGGTCACGTTCAATGAGCCCATTGTACCTATAGAGATGGGTTATTTAAATGATAAGCATCTGCCGGGAGTATTCAATCTCAATCGAGCCTTTCAGGCAGGCTTTCATACGTTGATGGCCCATGTGAAAGCAGTGAGGGCATTTAAGGAGAGGAACAACTCGGGCAAAATAGGGATCATTTTGAACTTAACGCCAAGCTATCCCCGTTCTGATAGCCCTAAAGATGTGGAAGCGGCTATGTGGGCAGATGTACTGTTTAATCGGAGCTTTTTAGATCCGGTAGTGAAGGGAGAGTTCCCGGAGGAGTTGTTGTCCTTCATCGAACAAGAACACATTCACGTTCGTTCCTTTCCTGGAGACCTCCAACTATTGAAAGAGTATACCGTGGACTTTCTAGGTGTTAATTATTATCAGCCAAGGAGGGTAAAGGCAGGCTCACCTGCTTCGGCCGGCACACTTGATCACTATTTCGAACCTTATCAATGGGACGGAGCGAAAATGAATCCACATCGCGGATGGGAAATATACGAAAAAGGCATGTATGATATTGCCCTGACAGTAAGAGACCAATATGGGAACATCCCCTGGTATATCGCAGAGAATGGGATGGGAGTGGAAGGTGAAGCAAGGTTTAGAGATTCTTCAGGGATGATTCAGGATTCCTACCGGATTGAATTCATGTGCAATCATCTAAAGTGGCTTCACAAAGGAATAGAAGAAGGCTCAAATTGTTATGGGTATCATGTATGGACCTTCATTGATAACTGGTCATGGCTGAATGAGTACAAAAATAGGTATGGCCTCGTTGAACTGGATTTGGAGACCGGAAGAAGGAAAAAGAAAAAAAGTGCAGACTGGTTCAAGGTACTTGCCGAATCAAATCAGCTTCCGGAATGA
- the manA gene encoding mannose-6-phosphate isomerase, class I yields the protein MNQPLFLQPVFQERIWGGTALKERFNYNIPSDETGECWAISGHPNGQSTVINGEFAGKTIGELWEEHRELFGKHPSPVFPLLKKILDANADLSVQVHPNDAYANEHENGELGKTECWYIIDCEEGAEMIFGHTAQTKEEFVSMIENGKWSELLRRIPVKPGDFFYVPSGTIHALCKGTLVLETQQSSDTTYRVYDYDRKDGGGNTRELHIDKSIEVTTIPHRFEAVKPVVETREGVESTKFVETEYFTVYKWQVDGHAAFLQDQPFQLASVLNGNGMLKVHGEEYCLTKGDHFILPADVETCEIEGRVELIVSHV from the coding sequence ATGAACCAGCCACTATTTCTACAACCCGTATTTCAAGAGAGAATTTGGGGAGGTACGGCTTTAAAAGAGCGATTTAACTACAATATTCCATCTGATGAAACAGGAGAGTGCTGGGCTATATCCGGCCATCCCAATGGGCAGAGTACCGTAATCAACGGAGAGTTCGCAGGAAAGACCATTGGTGAGCTTTGGGAAGAACACCGTGAGCTATTCGGCAAGCACCCTTCCCCCGTGTTTCCATTATTAAAGAAGATATTAGACGCGAATGCGGATCTTTCTGTGCAGGTTCACCCGAATGATGCTTACGCGAATGAACACGAAAACGGTGAACTGGGTAAAACCGAATGTTGGTATATCATTGATTGTGAAGAGGGTGCTGAAATGATCTTCGGGCATACAGCTCAAACGAAGGAAGAATTCGTTTCCATGATTGAAAACGGTAAGTGGAGTGAACTTCTCCGACGCATTCCTGTGAAGCCTGGTGACTTCTTCTATGTTCCAAGTGGCACGATCCATGCCCTGTGCAAAGGAACGTTGGTCCTCGAAACACAGCAAAGCTCAGATACGACCTATCGTGTGTATGACTATGACCGAAAGGATGGGGGAGGGAACACCCGGGAACTGCATATCGATAAATCCATTGAAGTGACGACGATCCCGCACAGGTTTGAAGCTGTTAAGCCAGTTGTGGAAACGCGTGAAGGAGTCGAGTCCACTAAGTTTGTGGAAACGGAATACTTTACCGTATACAAATGGCAAGTAGACGGGCATGCCGCATTTCTGCAGGACCAGCCATTTCAGCTGGCAAGTGTATTGAACGGAAACGGAATGCTGAAAGTCCATGGAGAAGAATATTGTCTGACAAAAGGAGATCATTTCATTTTACCCGCGGATGTCGAGACGTGCGAGATCGAAGGACGGGTCGAGTTGATTGTATCTCATGTTTGA